Genomic segment of Gloeocapsa sp. PCC 7428:
TACAAAAAAATACCTGCGCTTACAATCACTTCGACTTCTCAGTAAGCGCAGGCTAAATTTTAACTTTATTGCGGATTGACACGCGTCTAAAAATGCACTTAGTCATCAAACTTGTCGTCTTGACTACTTTGCTGAGTGTAAAAACAACAATTCATACAAGATATCCTAGTTGACGTCGAGCTTCAAATAAACCGATCGCAACGCTGACAGAGAGATTTAAGCTCCGCACCTTGGGATGTGGCATAGGAATATACACCGTAGCAGTACATTCTGCCAGCATATCAGGCGGTAAACCTGTCGTTTCACTACCGAATAACAACCAGTCGTCAGCTTGAAATTGGAAAGCTGCATAGTTGTCACTTCCCCTCACGCTAAAACCAATTGTGCGTCCGCCCCGTTGTTTGTAGTAAGACTGAAAAGTAGCAATTGATTCATGAGAGTGCAAGTTGACATAAGGCCAGTAATCTAATCCGGCACGTTTGAGATAGCGATCGCTAATCTCAAAACCTAGTGGACCAACTAAGTGTAACTCGGTTTCGGTTGCAGCGCAGGTACGAGCAATATTTCCAGTATTCGGCGGAATTTGAGGATGAACTAAGACAATCTGAGGCATGTGATCTTGATCGGACTGCAAACATCATAAATTGTCTGTTCCAGCCAGGATGCACCTAAAGTCAACTTATAGTTTTTTTTAATGTTAGTATACCCAATCACACTGATTAAATATTTTGAATCTTCTCAACAATTCAACTCAAGCTGCTACAGGAGAACATAGTTCAGCTTCGAGTTCGCTTTCGCGTTCGCGCATCGCGAGGCTTGCTTGCGTCATAATTTGCTGGACACTGAAACCATAACTACAAAGCTGCAACCACTGCTGGGCTTCGTTTCCTTCGCGAAGAATTTTTTGGACAGGGGAAAGAAAGCAGTTAAAGCCACTTTGCTTCGCGATCGCCCAAACATCTTGGTAAATTTCTGCAATCCAATCGCGTGCCAAAATACTTCTACCATCTTGCCAATGCGTCAAACGCGCATCTAAACTATACTGTGCCGCCGCCGCTTCATTTGCAGCGGTAATCGCAATCAGTTCCTCTGGGCGATTTGTTGCAGGTATAGTACTGGTTTCGAGGGGATCGAGACTCGGATCGGCAATCAGTTGTAAAAGACGTGCTTCAAGCAAAGCGGCGATCGCGAGTAGACTAATAGGATCGCTAACAAGGTCGCAAATGCGTAATTCTAAACGATTTAGGTTATACGGACGCCGATCGCCATTTGGTCGTACTGACACCCATAAGTGGCGGACATTTTGCATCGTTCCTGCTGCTAACTGTTCTTCTACCCACCGAATATGATGCGCGTGGCTTTCAAATAAAGGTACATATGTAGGAGTTTGCGGAAATAATCCCCAGCGCGTTGAATGATAGCCTGTGGCTTTGCTATCGATAAAGGGAGATGCGGCGCTGAGTGCGAGATACAATGGAGCTTCTACGCGTACCAAACGACACGCACGCATCAATGTCTCTGGATCTGCAATACCAATATTGATGTGAACGCTAGCGGTAACAACTTTGGTACCGTAAGTTTGTTCGATATAGTCGTGATACGGGTTGCTTGGATCGGAACGAAAGAAGCGATCGCTTCCACCCAAAGCCAGCGTACTTCCAGGTATTAAAGTATAGTTTCCTAATTTTTGTAAATATTCGCGTAACCGCAAGCGAGGACGTAGTAAAGAACACAGAAGATCTTCATACTTCGTTAGTGGAGGCGTTGTGTATTCCACATTACGGCTATCTGGTTCGCGGACAAACCCATCTATACCGGCTACAATTTGGTCTGAAAGACCGACAATATCACCCTGGGGCGTACCAGTGTACATCTCGACTTCAAAACCTTTGGATAGCAGCACGGTATTTCCTCAAATTGGATATATTTTTACACCTTACAGTGTAAATCTGTAATTATTGCGACGCATCCGTCAAGAGGTTAGCATCCGAACTGCGCTTAGCGATAATGCCGATAAACTTCACTCGCGGCGCGGTGCAGTAAAGAATGGCGATAAACTAAACTGTTAAAGTCATCCGCATAACCACCACCAATCACACAAGCTACCGGATAACCGCGACTGACACAGGTACTTAAGACTTGCATTTCGCGGCGATAAATGCCAGCGTCAGTTAAAGCTAATTTACCCAAGCGATCGCCTGCGTGCGGATCGACACCTGCATCGTATAACACAAGATCTGGCTTAACATGAGAAAGTAAATCGGGTAAGTAATTCGCTAACGTTTGCAAATAAGCATCGTCTTCCATCCCTACAGGTAAAGGAACATCCAAGTCACTTTTTTGTTTAGTTCCTGGAAAATTGACCTCGCAGTGCATCGAAAACGTAAAAACACTCGCATCCTCTTGAAAAATATACGCTGTCCCGTCACCTTGATGCACATCCAAATCTACAATCAATACTTTTTTGACGAGTTGCAACTGTTGTAAAACGCGCGCGGCGATCGCCAAATCGTTAAAAATACAAAAACCCGAACCATAACTTGGAAAAGCATGATGCGTTCCACCCGCAGTATTGCATGCTAAACCGTGACTGAGGGCTAATTTTGCAGTCAGAATTGTTCCCCCGACAGCAATACACGTGCGCTTGACTAACGCCGAACTCCAAGGTAAGCCAATCCGGCGTTGCGCTTTAGGATCGAGTGTCCCTGTACAATATGCTTGAAAGTAATCTGGAGTATGAACTAATGTGATCCATTCGGATGGTGGTTGTACGGGAGTATGAAATTGTGCAGGATGTGCTACACCATCTGCTATGAGTAATTCATAGAGTCGGCTAAACTTAGGCATCGGAAAGCGATGACCTTCGGGTAGAGGTGCTACGTAGTCAGGGTGGTAAATAATTGGTAAATCCATCTTTAGCGAGCGATTAGCTTTTAGCCCTTAGCTAATCATGCATCAAGTATTCTGCTAAAGAGAAGCGATCGCAACTGAGATAAGACATATGGAAGGTAAAATACTTTGGCAGCAAGGTAACTCTAAACCAGATAATCTTGACAATTTTGCAGTGATTCAACAATGGTGGTCAAGCTTAGCAAATAAACAAGTTACGCTGGCACAGCGGATGATTCCCCAAACTGGCGATGTCGATCAACTTGACTGGGAACCACAACGCTTTGATGAAGTTTTTGAAATCAAAAATCCTGAAATTCGCGGTATCACGCTTTACTGGCAAAAACCTGATACATCGCAAACACGTAACACGACACCGCATCAGTTGGTACTCGATACACACCTACAGCAGTTATATATTTTCCCGCAATCGCAAAAACAACTCGTTATCCGTGTAGCTTTACGCGAGGTAAACTATGAAACAATTGAAGTCAAAAATCCGCACTGGCTGTACCGTCGTGTTGGCGAAAACCACATCCTCACATTACGAGATAATCACCAACAACTAGAAGTCAAAATTACGCTCAATCCTGATAGTCTTAGCCAACTAAAAGAACAATTACCCTAAAAGAGTTTTGATTTGTCCTCTTGTTTGACGGATAGATACCCATTACCGATTACCAGCCTCAAAGCTACATTGTCAGAAGTCACTACAATGAAAAAACTCATCAATCGACCGGAAGATTTTGTCCGTGAGAGTTTAATAGGAATGGCAAAGGCGCATCCTGATCTATTAAAAGTACAATTTGAGCCTACGTTTGTCTATCGTGCAGATGCACCTGTACAAGGAAAAGTTGCGCTCATTTCAGGTGGTGGTAGCGGACACGAACCAATGCACGCAGGGTTTGTTGGTAGGGGAATGTTGGATGCTGCTTGTCCTGGTGAAGTTTTTACTTCGCCAACGCCCGATCAAATGCTAGCAGCAGCAAAACAAGTTGATGGTGGTGCAGGAATTCTTTATATCGTCAAAAACTATAGCGGCGATGTCATGAACTTCGAGATGGCAACCGAGTTAGCGCGTGCTGAAGATCTGCGAGTTTTGAGTATTTTAATCGATGATGATGTTGCCGTCAAAGACAGTTTGTACACGCAAGGGCGGCGGGGTGTAGGAACAACGGTACTAGCCGAAAAAATTTGTGGTGCGGCGGCAGAACAAGGATATGATTTAGCCGACACTGCCGATTTGTGTCGCCGAGTTAATCTCAATGGGCGAAGTATAGGAGTCGCCTTAACTTCTTGTACTGTACCCGCAATCATGAAGCCGACGTTTGAATTAGGTGCTGACGAAATTGAAATGGGAATTGGAATTCACGG
This window contains:
- the dhaK gene encoding dihydroxyacetone kinase subunit DhaK is translated as MKKLINRPEDFVRESLIGMAKAHPDLLKVQFEPTFVYRADAPVQGKVALISGGGSGHEPMHAGFVGRGMLDAACPGEVFTSPTPDQMLAAAKQVDGGAGILYIVKNYSGDVMNFEMATELARAEDLRVLSILIDDDVAVKDSLYTQGRRGVGTTVLAEKICGAAAEQGYDLADTADLCRRVNLNGRSIGVALTSCTVPAIMKPTFELGADEIEMGIGIHGEPGRERMTIKSADEITEMLAMSIFEDIAYTRTVREWDESKGGFVDVQLTDPEWEKGDRLLAFVNGMGGTPLAELYIVYRQLADLCAQQGWQIVRNLVGSYVTSLDMQGCSITLLRLDDEMIRLWDAPVKTASWRWGI
- a CDS encoding histone deacetylase, producing MDLPIIYHPDYVAPLPEGHRFPMPKFSRLYELLIADGVAHPAQFHTPVQPPSEWITLVHTPDYFQAYCTGTLDPKAQRRIGLPWSSALVKRTCIAVGGTILTAKLALSHGLACNTAGGTHHAFPSYGSGFCIFNDLAIAARVLQQLQLVKKVLIVDLDVHQGDGTAYIFQEDASVFTFSMHCEVNFPGTKQKSDLDVPLPVGMEDDAYLQTLANYLPDLLSHVKPDLVLYDAGVDPHAGDRLGKLALTDAGIYRREMQVLSTCVSRGYPVACVIGGGYADDFNSLVYRHSLLHRAASEVYRHYR
- a CDS encoding tRNA (cytidine(34)-2'-O)-methyltransferase, with the translated sequence MPQIVLVHPQIPPNTGNIARTCAATETELHLVGPLGFEISDRYLKRAGLDYWPYVNLHSHESIATFQSYYKQRGGRTIGFSVRGSDNYAAFQFQADDWLLFGSETTGLPPDMLAECTATVYIPMPHPKVRSLNLSVSVAIGLFEARRQLGYLV
- the gshA gene encoding glutamate--cysteine ligase, coding for MLLSKGFEVEMYTGTPQGDIVGLSDQIVAGIDGFVREPDSRNVEYTTPPLTKYEDLLCSLLRPRLRLREYLQKLGNYTLIPGSTLALGGSDRFFRSDPSNPYHDYIEQTYGTKVVTASVHINIGIADPETLMRACRLVRVEAPLYLALSAASPFIDSKATGYHSTRWGLFPQTPTYVPLFESHAHHIRWVEEQLAAGTMQNVRHLWVSVRPNGDRRPYNLNRLELRICDLVSDPISLLAIAALLEARLLQLIADPSLDPLETSTIPATNRPEELIAITAANEAAAAQYSLDARLTHWQDGRSILARDWIAEIYQDVWAIAKQSGFNCFLSPVQKILREGNEAQQWLQLCSYGFSVQQIMTQASLAMRERESELEAELCSPVAA